One stretch of Cohnella algarum DNA includes these proteins:
- a CDS encoding cob(I)yrinic acid a,c-diamide adenosyltransferase has product MNLYTRTGDKGTTSVIGSRVLKDDARVEAFGTIDELNALVGLAAAALAALPDGKGAEMLNELAVIQHELFDCGSDLSYAQPKPEQLKVSAAMTERLETWIDRHAAAAPAIERFILPGGSPPAATLHACRTVCRRAERRAVTLSASGQSCPEEVLRYLNRLSDYFFAAARAANALLGVRDTEYERGARVFGRRPPADA; this is encoded by the coding sequence GTGAACCTATATACCCGAACGGGAGACAAAGGAACGACGTCCGTTATCGGCTCGCGCGTCTTAAAGGACGATGCGCGGGTGGAGGCTTTCGGGACGATCGACGAGCTGAACGCGCTGGTCGGTCTGGCGGCCGCGGCGCTCGCGGCCCTGCCTGACGGCAAGGGCGCGGAGATGCTGAACGAGCTGGCCGTCATCCAGCATGAGCTGTTCGACTGCGGCTCCGACCTGTCGTATGCGCAGCCGAAGCCGGAGCAGCTGAAAGTATCGGCCGCGATGACGGAGCGGCTGGAGACGTGGATCGACCGGCACGCGGCCGCGGCGCCGGCGATCGAGCGGTTTATATTGCCCGGCGGCAGCCCGCCGGCCGCGACGCTGCATGCGTGCCGGACCGTGTGCCGGCGCGCGGAGCGCCGGGCGGTGACGCTGTCGGCGTCGGGGCAAAGCTGCCCGGAAGAGGTGCTGCGCTACTTGAACCGGCTTTCCGATTATTTTTTCGCCGCGGCGCGCGCGGCGAACGCGCTGCTCGGCGTCCGGGACACGGAATACGAACGCGGAGCCCGCGTGTTCGGACGGAGGCCGCCGGCCGATGCATGA
- a CDS encoding RluA family pseudouridine synthase: MHESADRYYPPIVHVALPADEGRTLRDVLKLRLGISRKLYVRLKTSEDGLKINGQPARPHDKIAAGDKIEVRMAEETSEDILPQPMELDIVFEDEHLLVLNKPAGVIVHPTTGHYMNTLANGVMHYWRERGERCRFRPVHRLDEHTSGLVIVAKHPYAHQQLSEQMIEGTVEKEYLAFVYGKPPLEAGEVRGPIGRVPEDPHRRAIRDDGAPSLTYYALARHFACGASELAIRLGTGRTHQIRVHMTSIGCPLIGDSYYTDPAWERSALSRLLDRAAQRQALHARLLGFRHPVTKEAMTLEAALPRDLEALAARLAELPELPWPGSSQASGENGGRHR; this comes from the coding sequence ATGCATGAATCGGCGGACCGGTATTACCCGCCGATCGTTCACGTCGCGCTTCCGGCCGACGAGGGCAGGACGCTGCGCGACGTGCTGAAGCTGCGGCTCGGCATTTCCCGGAAGCTGTACGTCCGGCTGAAGACGTCCGAGGACGGATTGAAGATCAACGGGCAACCGGCGCGCCCGCACGATAAAATCGCGGCCGGGGACAAAATCGAGGTGCGGATGGCGGAGGAGACGTCGGAAGATATTTTGCCGCAGCCGATGGAGCTCGATATCGTGTTCGAGGACGAGCATTTGCTCGTGCTGAACAAGCCGGCCGGCGTAATCGTTCATCCGACGACCGGACATTACATGAACACGCTGGCCAACGGGGTCATGCATTATTGGCGAGAGCGCGGCGAGCGGTGCCGGTTTCGCCCGGTGCATCGCCTGGACGAGCACACGTCGGGACTGGTGATCGTCGCCAAACATCCGTACGCGCACCAGCAGCTATCGGAACAGATGATCGAAGGAACGGTGGAAAAAGAATACCTGGCTTTCGTTTACGGAAAGCCGCCGCTGGAGGCGGGGGAAGTGCGCGGGCCGATCGGTCGCGTCCCGGAAGACCCGCATCGGCGGGCGATTCGCGACGACGGCGCGCCGTCGTTGACGTACTACGCGCTGGCCCGCCATTTCGCCTGCGGAGCCTCGGAGCTGGCGATCCGGCTCGGAACGGGGCGAACGCACCAGATCCGGGTCCATATGACCTCGATCGGCTGCCCGCTCATCGGCGACAGTTATTATACCGACCCGGCCTGGGAACGGTCGGCGCTGTCTCGCCTGCTGGACCGCGCGGCGCAGCGGCAGGCGCTGCACGCGCGGCTGCTCGGCTTTCGCCATCCGGTCACGAAGGAAGCGATGACGCTCGAAGCCGCGCTGCCGCGGGACCTGGAGGCGCTGGCGGCGCGGCTCGCGGAATTGCCGGAGCTTCCGTGGCCGGGATCTTCGCAAGCTTCCGGCGAAAACGGCGGCCGGCATCGTTAA
- a CDS encoding site-2 protease family protein: MAQAEEGQSKKRAPAKGSWAWAAGLLLLLSKGKGVLLALLKFGKPLLSMAVTVGAYALIYPWTFALGFVALIFVHEMGHVWAAKRRGLPVSAPVFIPFVGALIMMKRNPKDAETEAAIAIGGPALGTVGAFVCYGIGYVTGAEVWYALAYVGFFLNLLNLLPIHPLDGGRIASAVSRWLWVVGAVLGPFVVWYTGSFLFALVWFWFLWEMYRRFKRDRNGGEPHFAEGVYEAEVAPALPAWYFSGETHRRDLPFTAYCRLDGQHVVEFWWEPVSFRGQLEVNVPCIVKNVHIRQIKPPDEHGKLTLTVRVEGTRHEPGNYYDVPSRVRWRYGLMYGGLALVLLYMMWMVQETGLPHPG; the protein is encoded by the coding sequence TTGGCACAAGCGGAAGAGGGGCAAAGCAAGAAACGCGCTCCCGCGAAAGGATCGTGGGCATGGGCGGCCGGATTGCTCCTGCTGCTCTCCAAAGGCAAAGGAGTGCTGCTGGCGCTGCTGAAGTTCGGCAAGCCTCTGCTCTCGATGGCCGTCACGGTCGGGGCTTACGCGCTCATCTACCCGTGGACGTTCGCGCTCGGCTTCGTCGCGCTTATTTTCGTGCATGAGATGGGCCACGTCTGGGCGGCGAAGCGCCGCGGTTTGCCGGTCAGCGCCCCGGTTTTCATTCCGTTCGTCGGGGCGCTGATCATGATGAAACGAAACCCGAAGGATGCGGAAACGGAAGCGGCCATCGCCATCGGCGGTCCGGCGCTCGGGACGGTCGGGGCGTTCGTTTGCTACGGCATCGGGTACGTCACCGGCGCGGAAGTGTGGTATGCGCTCGCCTACGTCGGTTTCTTTTTGAACCTTCTCAATCTGCTGCCGATTCATCCGCTCGACGGGGGCCGGATCGCATCCGCGGTAAGCCGGTGGCTTTGGGTCGTCGGGGCGGTATTGGGTCCGTTCGTCGTCTGGTATACGGGCAGTTTCCTTTTTGCGCTCGTGTGGTTCTGGTTTCTATGGGAAATGTACAGACGATTCAAACGCGACCGCAACGGAGGGGAACCGCATTTCGCGGAAGGCGTTTACGAGGCGGAAGTCGCCCCGGCGCTGCCTGCGTGGTATTTTTCGGGCGAAACGCACCGGCGGGACCTTCCCTTTACCGCGTATTGCCGCTTGGACGGCCAGCACGTCGTGGAGTTCTGGTGGGAGCCGGTGTCGTTTCGCGGGCAGCTGGAAGTGAACGTGCCGTGCATTGTGAAAAACGTTCATATCCGTCAAATCAAGCCGCCCGACGAACACGGCAAGCTGACGCTGACGGTTCGCGTGGAAGGAACGAGACACGAGCCCGGCAATTATTACGACGTGCCGAGCCGCGTGCGCTGGCGGTACGGGCTCATGTACGGAGGACTCGCGCTCGTGCTGCTTTATATGATGTGGATGGTTCAGGAGACCGGACTGCCTCACCCGGGTTAA
- a CDS encoding nitric oxide synthase oxygenase — MNSARTSATGTDKRYAEAETFIRQAYGELDKSPAEAERRIREIGRQLETEGRYSHTFEELSHGAKMAWRNANRCIGRLFWNRMHVLDARDCETSDDVYAALLRHIEFATNGGEIRPAITVFAPATGGREPVRIWNHQLIRYAGYRTEDGIIGDPASASFTDVCRKLGWQGAGTPFDVLPLVIQTDEQEPRLYPIPERLVLEVPLSHPELDLFGETAVKWYAVPIISDMALEIGGVRYPAAPFNGWYMGTEIGARNLADEFRYDMLPAVARNMGLDTSTHSSLWKDRALVELNAAVLHSFRKSGVSIVDHHTAAQQFKMFEKNEARAGREVTGRWSWLIPPMSPATTDIFHGSYEDRTVFPGFVYQDRPYGQ; from the coding sequence ATGAACAGCGCGAGAACGTCCGCGACGGGGACGGACAAACGATACGCGGAAGCGGAAACTTTCATCAGACAGGCTTACGGGGAACTGGACAAGTCGCCCGCGGAAGCGGAAAGGCGCATTCGGGAAATCGGACGGCAGCTCGAAACGGAAGGCCGCTACAGCCACACGTTCGAGGAACTGTCGCACGGAGCGAAAATGGCGTGGCGCAACGCCAACCGCTGCATCGGCAGGCTGTTCTGGAACCGGATGCACGTCCTCGACGCCAGGGATTGCGAGACTTCCGACGACGTATACGCCGCGTTGCTGCGGCATATCGAATTCGCCACCAACGGCGGCGAAATCCGTCCGGCGATCACCGTGTTCGCGCCGGCAACCGGCGGAAGGGAACCGGTGCGCATCTGGAACCACCAGCTCATCCGCTACGCGGGCTACCGGACGGAGGACGGCATCATCGGCGACCCCGCTTCGGCAAGCTTTACGGATGTTTGCCGCAAGCTGGGCTGGCAGGGCGCAGGCACTCCGTTCGACGTGCTGCCTCTCGTCATCCAGACGGACGAACAGGAGCCGCGGCTGTATCCGATTCCCGAGCGGCTTGTGCTGGAAGTCCCCCTGTCCCATCCCGAACTCGACCTTTTCGGCGAAACCGCAGTCAAATGGTACGCCGTTCCGATCATATCGGATATGGCGCTTGAAATCGGAGGCGTTCGCTATCCCGCGGCCCCGTTCAACGGCTGGTACATGGGAACGGAAATCGGGGCCCGCAATTTGGCCGACGAGTTCCGCTACGATATGCTGCCTGCGGTCGCACGCAATATGGGGCTGGATACGAGCACCCATTCATCCCTTTGGAAGGATCGCGCCCTCGTCGAGCTGAATGCGGCCGTGCTTCATTCGTTTCGAAAAAGCGGCGTCAGCATCGTCGACCATCATACGGCCGCGCAGCAATTCAAAATGTTCGAGAAAAACGAGGCCCGGGCCGGCCGCGAAGTGACCGGCCGCTGGTCGTGGCTCATTCCGCCGATGTCTCCGGCGACGACCGACATTTTTCACGGCAGCTATGAGGACCGCACGGTTTTCCCGGGGTTTGTTTATCAGGACCGGCCATACGGGCAATAA
- a CDS encoding aspartyl-phosphate phosphatase Spo0E family protein, translating into METAEYVYDSYANSGNLADEIDILRRSMTEVFLREMSFTSEPVIEISRLLDIKINEYMKQALIAR; encoded by the coding sequence ATGGAGACGGCGGAGTATGTTTACGATTCCTACGCGAATTCCGGCAATTTGGCTGACGAAATCGACATTTTGAGGCGGAGCATGACCGAGGTGTTTTTGCGGGAAATGTCGTTTACCTCGGAACCTGTCATCGAAATCAGCCGCTTGCTGGATATTAAAATAAATGAATATATGAAACAGGCCTTGATTGCCCGCTAA
- a CDS encoding 5'-3' exonuclease, translated as MALIRETEPDETRRVLLIDGMAVLFRAFYATAYGGSVKRTQNGTPVNAIHGYLRYFGDAVQRFSPTHIVCCWDMGSTTFRTGQYAGYKGNRPEAPEDLVPQFGLIRDVMESFGVVNVGVRDFEADDCIGTLARRFSGEALVTIMTGDHDLLQLTDERIRVAIMKKGHGNYIVYTPEVLMEERQMTPAQIVDLKGLMGDASDNYPGVRGIGEKTAMKLIREYASIDGILENLPHISASLRRKIEDDLEMLHLSRELATIRCDAPVDLPLEQCVWNLDRVRALAMCEELEFRDRLRWIG; from the coding sequence ATGGCGCTGATCAGGGAGACGGAGCCGGACGAGACGAGGCGCGTGCTGCTTATCGACGGCATGGCCGTGCTGTTTCGCGCCTTTTACGCCACCGCTTACGGAGGATCGGTCAAAAGGACGCAAAACGGCACGCCGGTCAATGCGATTCACGGGTATTTGCGGTATTTCGGCGATGCGGTGCAGCGTTTTTCGCCCACCCATATCGTCTGCTGCTGGGATATGGGCAGCACGACGTTTCGGACGGGCCAATACGCGGGCTACAAGGGAAATCGCCCGGAGGCCCCGGAAGATTTGGTTCCCCAGTTCGGCCTGATCCGGGACGTGATGGAGAGCTTCGGCGTCGTGAACGTCGGCGTCCGGGATTTCGAAGCCGACGATTGCATCGGGACGCTGGCCAGGCGGTTCAGCGGCGAGGCGCTGGTGACGATCATGACCGGCGACCACGACCTGCTGCAATTGACGGACGAACGCATCCGGGTCGCGATCATGAAAAAAGGACACGGCAATTATATCGTTTATACGCCCGAGGTTTTGATGGAAGAACGGCAAATGACGCCCGCCCAGATCGTCGATTTGAAAGGGCTGATGGGCGATGCGAGCGACAACTATCCCGGGGTGCGCGGCATCGGGGAAAAGACGGCGATGAAGCTGATCCGCGAGTACGCGTCCATTGACGGCATTTTGGAAAATTTGCCGCATATTTCGGCCTCGCTCCGGCGCAAAATCGAGGACGATCTGGAGATGCTTCATCTGTCCCGGGAGCTTGCCACGATCCGCTGCGACGCGCCCGTCGACTTGCCGCTAGAGCAATGCGTCTGGAACCTCGACCGGGTACGCGCGCTGGCGATGTGCGAGGAGCTGGAGTTCCGGGATCGCCTTCGCTGGATCGGGTAA
- a CDS encoding aminotransferase class I/II-fold pyridoxal phosphate-dependent enzyme — protein MTNKWRSDRLDRLGSAIFAEVAEWKAEALRQGTDVIALDIGSPDRPPSPEIMEALSKAALRSELYRYPGTQGSAKFRETAAAWFERRFGVSLDPRGELLSLMGTQDGLAHLALAVTNPGDCVLLPDPGYPVYQAGLAVAGVEAIRLPLTEENGYLPDFDAVPEAAWDKIKFMLLNYPSNPLSATADLAFFERAVEVARRRGVLLVHDNAYSEMAFDGFRPPSVLEVPGAKEVAVEFHSLSKSFHLAGGRIGFAVGNRDALESLRALKDNIDFGVFLAVQEAAVAAMERDMAAPEPVAALYERRRDRFVEALREEGWAIPLPKATMFVWAPLPSGWTSRTFSRELLAAAGVASVPGHAFGARGEGYARLALVEEEERLVCAARRIGRFLREHEPR, from the coding sequence ATGACGAACAAATGGAGGTCGGATCGGCTGGACAGGCTCGGTTCGGCGATTTTCGCCGAGGTGGCGGAGTGGAAGGCGGAGGCGCTCCGGCAAGGGACGGACGTGATCGCGCTCGACATCGGCAGTCCGGACCGTCCTCCTTCCCCGGAGATCATGGAGGCGCTGTCGAAGGCGGCCCTGCGGTCCGAGCTGTACCGGTACCCGGGCACGCAAGGCTCGGCGAAATTCCGCGAGACGGCGGCCGCGTGGTTCGAGCGCCGGTTCGGCGTCTCGCTGGATCCTCGCGGGGAATTGCTGTCGCTGATGGGGACGCAGGACGGCCTTGCCCACCTTGCGCTGGCGGTGACGAACCCCGGCGATTGCGTCCTGCTGCCCGATCCCGGATACCCCGTCTACCAGGCCGGGCTCGCCGTGGCCGGCGTGGAGGCGATCCGCCTGCCGTTAACCGAGGAAAACGGCTACTTGCCGGACTTTGACGCGGTGCCCGAAGCCGCATGGGACAAAATCAAGTTCATGCTGCTCAACTATCCGAGCAACCCGCTTTCGGCTACGGCCGATCTGGCGTTTTTCGAGCGGGCGGTCGAGGTCGCCCGGCGGCGCGGCGTGCTGCTCGTTCACGACAATGCGTACAGCGAAATGGCCTTCGACGGCTTCCGCCCGCCGAGCGTGCTGGAAGTGCCGGGCGCGAAGGAGGTAGCGGTCGAATTCCATTCGCTCTCGAAATCGTTTCATCTGGCAGGAGGCCGCATCGGCTTTGCCGTCGGCAATCGGGATGCTCTCGAATCGCTGCGGGCGCTGAAGGACAATATCGATTTCGGCGTTTTTCTCGCCGTGCAGGAGGCCGCCGTCGCCGCGATGGAGCGGGACATGGCGGCTCCCGAGCCGGTGGCCGCCCTCTACGAGCGGAGGAGGGACCGGTTCGTCGAGGCGCTTCGGGAAGAAGGGTGGGCCATTCCTCTTCCGAAAGCGACGATGTTCGTCTGGGCGCCGCTTCCCTCCGGGTGGACGTCCAGGACGTTCTCCCGGGAGCTGCTCGCGGCCGCGGGCGTAGCTTCGGTGCCGGGCCATGCGTTCGGCGCGCGGGGAGAAGGGTATGCGAGGCTGGCGCTGGTCGAGGAAGAAGAGCGGCTTGTTTGCGCCGCCCGCCGGATCGGCCGCTTTTTGCGGGAACATGAACCAAGGTAA
- a CDS encoding DUF3055 domain-containing protein, which translates to MKPNDFDFMSDSTEQTSTRFVTFITPGMHRFDLAITTTNRFYGKKLVVDMQSGRSAVLGADDLEEEGVLNSVFKLDDEQAAELSQFLSLVLGEPHFTD; encoded by the coding sequence TTGAAACCGAACGATTTCGACTTTATGTCCGACAGCACCGAGCAGACTTCGACGAGATTCGTAACCTTCATTACGCCGGGCATGCACCGGTTCGACCTGGCCATTACGACGACGAACCGGTTCTACGGCAAAAAGCTGGTTGTCGACATGCAATCGGGACGCAGCGCCGTGCTCGGCGCGGACGATTTGGAGGAAGAGGGCGTTCTGAACTCCGTCTTCAAGCTCGATGACGAGCAGGCGGCCGAGCTGTCCCAATTTTTAAGCCTCGTGCTGGGCGAGCCACACTTTACCGATTGA
- a CDS encoding aminotransferase class I/II-fold pyridoxal phosphate-dependent enzyme: MIKDEEMPTTRTKRMEEYLSAGARAIQPSGIRRFFDLVSASKDSSIISLGVGEPDFVTPWRFRDAAVYSLEKGKTQYTSNAGMPELREAIGGYLHGRFQMDYDPANEILVTVGGSEAIDLAIRALIEPGDEMLVPEPCYISYNPITELGGGVAVGIETFAKDGFKLTAENLRAAITPRSKLLILCYPSNPTGAIMTYEDMLPIAKVVEEHDLIVISDEIYAELTYGDRHVSFSKLPGMRDRTIVVSGFSKAFAMTGWRLGYACGHPDIIGAMLKIHQYTVMCAPIMSQVAALEALKNGIEEMQRMIESYNQRRRLVVNGFREIGLECHEPQGAFYAFPSIQSSGLSSNEFAERLLKEAKVAVVPGHVFGKGGEGFIRCSYATSVAQLTESVERIGEFLNKM, from the coding sequence ATGATCAAAGACGAGGAAATGCCCACAACCCGGACCAAACGAATGGAAGAGTATTTGTCGGCCGGCGCCCGCGCCATTCAGCCGTCGGGTATTCGCCGATTTTTCGACCTGGTGAGCGCCAGCAAGGACAGCAGCATCATTTCGCTCGGCGTCGGCGAACCGGACTTCGTAACGCCTTGGCGGTTTCGGGATGCGGCGGTGTATTCGCTTGAGAAGGGAAAAACGCAATATACGTCCAACGCCGGCATGCCGGAGCTGCGGGAAGCGATCGGCGGCTATTTGCACGGAAGGTTCCAGATGGACTATGATCCCGCGAACGAAATTCTCGTGACCGTGGGCGGCAGCGAAGCGATCGATCTGGCCATCCGGGCGCTGATCGAGCCCGGCGACGAAATGCTCGTGCCCGAGCCCTGCTATATTTCCTACAATCCGATCACCGAGCTCGGAGGCGGCGTGGCCGTCGGCATCGAGACGTTCGCCAAAGACGGGTTCAAGCTGACCGCGGAGAACTTGCGGGCCGCCATTACGCCGCGCTCCAAGCTGCTTATTTTGTGCTATCCGAGCAATCCGACCGGCGCCATCATGACGTACGAGGATATGCTGCCGATCGCCAAAGTGGTCGAAGAGCACGATCTGATCGTCATCTCGGACGAAATTTATGCGGAATTGACGTACGGCGACCGGCACGTCAGCTTCTCGAAGCTGCCGGGCATGCGGGATCGGACGATCGTCGTCAGCGGATTTTCCAAAGCGTTCGCGATGACCGGCTGGCGGCTCGGCTATGCGTGCGGGCACCCGGACATTATCGGCGCCATGCTCAAGATTCATCAGTATACCGTCATGTGCGCCCCGATCATGAGCCAGGTGGCGGCGCTCGAAGCGCTGAAAAACGGCATCGAAGAAATGCAGCGCATGATCGAGTCCTACAATCAGCGCAGGAGGCTGGTCGTGAACGGCTTCCGCGAAATCGGACTGGAATGCCATGAGCCGCAGGGCGCGTTTTACGCGTTTCCGTCCATTCAGTCGTCGGGCCTGAGCTCCAACGAGTTTGCGGAACGTCTTCTGAAGGAAGCGAAAGTCGCCGTCGTGCCCGGGCACGTGTTCGGCAAAGGCGGGGAAGGCTTTATCCGCTGCTCTTACGCGACCTCGGTCGCGCAGTTGACGGAATCGGTGGAGAGAATTGGCGAGTTTTTGAACAAAATGTGA
- a CDS encoding bifunctional adenosylcobinamide kinase/adenosylcobinamide-phosphate guanylyltransferase, giving the protein MLWIVTGGVGSGKTAFARRLAEALGREAIWLTCPAFPDDPAIVPARLGDSPKPDSSLRLATLDADADLARKLQEINLSSNPFRIDQRVVVFDGLAGWLRRRLAFGAEEAAMDPGHLAAQLDAALDEIVEAILAFAGRRIVVTEEPAAGLAGGLWERWYATRLSAANMRLASACDGMHRLTAGVAAELKGLRTKRGIFQK; this is encoded by the coding sequence ATGCTGTGGATCGTCACCGGGGGAGTCGGCAGCGGGAAAACGGCGTTCGCCCGGCGTCTCGCCGAAGCGCTGGGCCGGGAAGCGATATGGCTGACTTGTCCCGCCTTTCCCGACGACCCGGCGATCGTGCCGGCGCGGCTCGGCGATTCGCCGAAACCGGACTCCTCTTTGCGCCTTGCGACGCTTGATGCGGACGCGGATTTGGCCCGCAAATTGCAGGAAATCAATCTGAGCTCGAATCCGTTCCGGATCGACCAGCGAGTCGTCGTCTTCGACGGGCTGGCCGGCTGGCTGCGCCGCAGATTGGCTTTCGGGGCGGAGGAGGCGGCGATGGATCCGGGCCACCTGGCCGCGCAGCTGGATGCGGCGCTGGATGAAATCGTCGAGGCGATTTTGGCTTTTGCCGGGAGACGCATCGTCGTAACGGAGGAACCGGCCGCGGGACTTGCCGGCGGTCTGTGGGAGCGCTGGTATGCGACCCGGCTCTCGGCGGCGAACATGCGCCTGGCAAGCGCCTGCGACGGCATGCACCGGCTGACGGCCGGCGTGGCCGCGGAATTGAAAGGATTGCGCACGAAGCGGGGGATTTTTCAAAAGTGA
- a CDS encoding Spx/MgsR family RNA polymerase-binding regulatory protein: MSKKLHVYHYPKCGTCRKAVNWLKENGYELELTDIFEQPPSEDELRKLIAQSGLPVAKWFNTSGEVYKEQKLKDKLPNLTDDEKISLLSGNGRLIKRPVMTDGRKATVGFREQDIFPVWGR; encoded by the coding sequence ATGAGCAAAAAATTGCACGTTTACCACTACCCGAAGTGCGGCACGTGCCGCAAAGCGGTCAATTGGCTGAAGGAAAACGGCTATGAGCTGGAGCTTACGGACATTTTCGAACAGCCGCCGTCCGAAGACGAATTGCGGAAGCTGATCGCGCAAAGCGGACTGCCCGTCGCCAAATGGTTCAACACGTCGGGCGAAGTATATAAGGAGCAGAAGCTGAAGGACAAGCTGCCGAACCTGACCGACGATGAGAAAATCAGTCTCCTGTCCGGAAACGGCAGGCTGATCAAGCGGCCGGTCATGACCGACGGCCGCAAGGCGACGGTCGGCTTTCGCGAGCAGGACATCTTCCCCGTCTGGGGGCGGTAA
- a CDS encoding BCCT family transporter, whose product MEQKLWKNPVFAVSVAVILLFVAFGAFAPATFGDIANRLFLFTTDNFGWFYLLAVFLIIVFLIGLAISKYGSIRLGGDKEKPEFPFFTWIGMLFSAGFGAGLVFYGVAEPMSHFFTTPFAGVPPLTEEAARIAMGYSFFHWGISQWSVSAIVGLAIAFMQFKKQKNGLISTATEPVTGSRPIVKNAIDSLAVIATVMGIATSVGLGVLQMNGGLKAVWGIGDSVGIQLLMIAALFVLYMLSSTTGLDKGIRVLSNLNLAAALALVLFIFVAGPTVFILETFTLALGDYIANFIQYSLRLQPYAGGTWIRDWTIFYWAWAIAWSPFVGGFVARVSKGRTIREFIIGVMVVPPLIACLWMAAFGGTALWHDLNRGAGIAAAVNADLTSALFELYRHMPFTAILSFLSILLIATFLVTSADSATFILASMTTRGSLNPPLAAKIVCGALMAGIAATLLYAGGLEALQTASLIAALPFTVLLLLLIWSIVKLLRKEPLPIRKADLRRFQRLEEAAHKQKNKAR is encoded by the coding sequence ATGGAACAAAAACTGTGGAAAAACCCGGTGTTCGCGGTGTCGGTCGCCGTCATTTTATTGTTCGTTGCGTTCGGAGCGTTCGCGCCGGCGACGTTCGGCGATATCGCGAACCGGCTGTTTCTGTTTACGACGGACAACTTCGGCTGGTTTTATTTGCTGGCCGTCTTTTTGATTATCGTTTTTTTGATCGGACTGGCGATCAGCAAATACGGGTCGATTCGTCTAGGCGGAGACAAGGAAAAGCCCGAGTTTCCCTTTTTTACCTGGATCGGGATGCTGTTTTCCGCGGGCTTCGGGGCGGGGCTCGTCTTTTACGGCGTCGCCGAACCGATGAGCCACTTTTTTACGACGCCGTTCGCGGGCGTTCCGCCGTTGACGGAGGAAGCGGCGCGAATCGCGATGGGCTATTCCTTTTTTCACTGGGGAATCAGCCAATGGTCGGTGTCCGCCATCGTCGGTCTCGCCATCGCTTTCATGCAGTTCAAAAAGCAAAAAAACGGTCTGATTTCGACCGCGACCGAACCGGTTACGGGCTCCAGGCCGATCGTGAAAAACGCGATCGACAGCTTGGCCGTCATTGCCACCGTCATGGGAATCGCCACTTCCGTCGGCCTCGGCGTCCTGCAAATGAACGGAGGCCTGAAAGCCGTATGGGGCATCGGGGATTCCGTCGGCATACAGCTGCTCATGATCGCGGCGCTTTTCGTTCTCTATATGCTTTCGTCGACGACGGGGCTGGATAAGGGCATTCGCGTGCTCAGCAATTTGAATCTGGCAGCGGCATTGGCTCTCGTGCTGTTTATTTTCGTTGCCGGCCCTACCGTCTTTATTCTGGAGACGTTCACGCTGGCGCTCGGGGATTATATCGCCAACTTCATCCAGTACAGCCTGCGGTTGCAGCCTTATGCCGGAGGCACCTGGATTCGGGATTGGACGATTTTCTACTGGGCTTGGGCGATCGCCTGGTCGCCGTTCGTGGGCGGATTCGTGGCCCGGGTATCGAAAGGAAGGACGATCCGCGAATTCATTATCGGCGTCATGGTCGTCCCGCCGCTGATCGCCTGCCTGTGGATGGCGGCGTTCGGGGGGACCGCCTTGTGGCACGACTTGAATCGCGGCGCCGGCATTGCGGCGGCCGTAAATGCGGATCTGACCTCGGCTTTGTTCGAGCTCTACAGGCATATGCCGTTTACGGCGATTTTGTCTTTTCTGTCGATTTTGCTCATCGCGACTTTCCTGGTCACGTCGGCGGATTCCGCGACGTTTATTTTGGCGAGCATGACGACCCGCGGCAGCCTGAATCCGCCGCTCGCCGCCAAAATCGTCTGCGGCGCGCTGATGGCGGGAATCGCGGCGACGCTGTTGTACGCGGGCGGGCTCGAAGCGCTGCAAACCGCCTCCTTGATCGCGGCGCTGCCTTTTACCGTGCTGCTCTTGCTTTTGATCTGGTCGATCGTCAAATTGCTGCGCAAAGAGCCGCTGCCGATCCGGAAGGCCGACTTGCGGCGCTTTCAGCGGCTGGAGGAAGCGGCTCACAAGCAAAAAAACAAAGCGAGATAA